A single Ctenopharyngodon idella isolate HZGC_01 chromosome 22, HZGC01, whole genome shotgun sequence DNA region contains:
- the zmp:0000000926 gene encoding ataxin-1-like, which yields MNPSPDRSKECLPPKKRESRQGSSDQQAPEDDFKPPAPFRSRRQHHSTEGHRESGDLLPPPPPMLPPLPLSLPWQVSYTPSMHHSYLPVQVGERRGSSSASWREPLCGRGMDGGLEHTIPHHSRWLSSDIPPISVQPLISVPTFKSVYTAESREMWSYGPSRRDYSSSLFSPHLFPQPTVYPHDTLPDSRLRYQGRRPNGVDSPDSRSGPSRRLPACDDYGNDSVTRLDGPHANGRRRQENTSRQTLGRGLLPRENTSSHSSSWDRDRRGTPKAPMPPSSDTKTGKAITSQDHFGVSASQAGAQIYYALGSLCPSAQQNPHAYPQHSPSVSCSPRNSQYSLQSQQNSHGVETEWDPSAGSYRPPVAVLTGPDPPPSAVLPHFAKGSLIELAGGHLKRVEELKTEDFLRSADTLPEFHLSTCTILLISPGPTYGFNHLQVLLTDRNTQELLTVLAEYPFFVRDRGWSSCSPQRSAQLYGLQCRQLSTGDVCLALTPTPSSSTQVQRAHIRAGAAVEHCEEMAERMPPPPAPPSAPVLQPSSSNSISERPRTRKRRWSAPELEPGSKTSTHLPQGSKLERRQ from the exons ATGAATCCAAGCCCAGACCGCAGCAAGGAGTGTCTCCCCCCAAAAAAGCGGGAGTCCCGACAGGGCTCGTCAGATCAACAAGCCCCAGAAGATGACTTCAAACCCCCTGCCCCTTTCCGAAGCCGAAGGCAGCATCACTCCACCGAGGGTCACAGAGAGAGTGGGGATCTTCTACCACCCCCTCCCCCCATGCTGCCACCTCTTCCTCTGTCATTGCCTTGGCAGGTGTCCTATACTCCCTCCATGCATCACTCGTACTTGCCGGTCCAGGTGGGAGAGCGGCGAGGGTCATCTTCGGCATCCTGGAGAGAGCCATTGTGTGGGCGGGGTATGGATGGAGGACTGGAGCATACCATTCCCCACCACTCTCGCTGGCTGAGCAGTGACATCCCCCCCATTAGTGTGCAACCACTCATCTCTGTGCCCACGTTCAAGAGTGTCTACACAGCCGAGTCCAGGGAAATGTGGTCCTACGGCCCCAGTCGGCGGGACTATAGCTCGTCTCTCTTCTCCCCCCATCTCTTTCCACAACCTACAGTTTATCCCCATGACACCCTCCCTGACAGCAGACTCAGGTACCAAGGCAGACGGCCCAATGGTGTTGATAGCCCAGACAGCAGGTCTGGACCTAGCAGAAGGTTGCCCGCTTGTGATGACTATGGGAACGACAGTGTAACCAGGTTGGATGGTCCACATGCCAATGGCAGGAGAAGACAGGAGAATACATCAAGACAGACCCTTGGAAGAGGCCTTTTGCCACGAGAGAACACAAGTTCACATTCCTCATCGTGGGACAGGGACCGTCGGGGAACACCCAAAGCTCCAATGCCCCCCTCATCAGACACAAAAACAGGAAAGGCAATCACTTCTCAGGACCATTTTGGTGTTAGTGCCTCTCAGGCTGGAGCTCAGATCTACTATGCTCTGGGGTCCCTTTGCCCTTCTGCTCAGCAGAACCCTCACGCATATCCACAACATAGTCCTTCTGTGTCCTGTTCCCCAAGGAATTCCCAGTACTCCCTGCAAAGCCAACAAAACAGCCATGGGGTTGAGACAGAATGGGATCCCTCTGCAGGGTCCTACCGCCCTCCTGTCGCTGTGCTCACTGGCCCTGACCCACCCCCTTCTGCAGTCCTACCTCATTTTGCCAAAGGTTCCCTGATTGAGCTGGCCGGTGGCCATCTGAAGAGGGTGGAGGAGCTCAAGACGGAGGATTTCTTACGGAGTGCTGACACCTTGCCTGAGTTTCACCTGAGCACCTGCACTATTCTGTTAATCTCGCCAGGACCCACTTATGGCTTCAACCACTTGCAGGTCTTACTCACAGACCGCAACACTCAG GAGCTACTCACAGTCTTAGCAGAGTATCCGTTTTTCGTCCGGGACCGCGGCTGGTCTTCCTGCAGTCCCCAGCGGAGCGCCCAGCTGTACGGCCTGCAGTGTCGTCAGCTCAGCACCGGTGACGTGTGTCTGGCCCTGACTCCCACACCTTCTTCAAGCACTCAGGTGCAGCGTGCGCACATACGTGCAGGGGCTGCGGTGGAGCACTGCGAAGAGATGGCAGAGAGGATGCCCCCTCCCCCTGCGCCTCCGTCTGCCCCAGTGCTCCAGCCTTCTTCTTCTAATTCGATAAGCGAGCGACCCCGCACCCGCAAGAGACGCTGGTCCGCCCCCGAGCTGGAGCCAGGAAGCAAGACTAGCACCCATTTACCTCAAGGCTCCAAGCTCGAGAGACGGCAGTAA